A single Streptomyces sp. Edi2 DNA region contains:
- a CDS encoding C40 family peptidase: MTMRMHTPNLLARAGTVTALTLVTLGGTTVAPGAAGNAEAAASVSAHALRIAASKSGAPYRYGAQGPHAFDCSGLMLYSFKRAGRLLPRTAAAQYGRTRHIPAGARRRGDLVFFHSRSGIYHVGIYAGRGRMWHAPKAGSVVRLERIWSRSVWYGRVG; encoded by the coding sequence ATGACCATGCGCATGCATACGCCGAATCTGCTGGCGCGCGCCGGCACCGTCACCGCTCTGACGCTGGTCACGCTCGGCGGGACCACCGTCGCTCCAGGAGCGGCCGGGAATGCCGAAGCCGCCGCATCCGTGTCCGCCCATGCGCTGCGGATCGCGGCTTCCAAGAGCGGAGCTCCCTACCGGTACGGCGCCCAGGGGCCGCACGCCTTCGACTGTTCGGGGCTGATGCTGTACTCGTTCAAACGCGCCGGCCGCTTGCTGCCACGCACCGCCGCCGCGCAGTACGGCCGCACCCGGCACATCCCGGCCGGCGCGCGCCGCCGCGGCGATCTGGTCTTCTTCCATTCGCGCAGCGGCATTTACCACGTCGGCATCTACGCGGGCCGGGGCCGGATGTGGCATGCCCCCAAGGCCGGGAGCGTGGTGCGGCTGGAACGGATCTGGAGCCGTTCGGTCTGGTACGGGCGGGTGGGGTGA
- a CDS encoding LysE family transporter encodes MDGQLIAFTGVAAGMVAMPGADFAVVVRNALDSRRAGVAAAVGVAGGLLVHTALAVAGLAAVLVAVPALFGAVQLLGGCYLLYLGARALTTAFRRPAATTDSTTRMDSTTRMDSTTRTDGSTCMAGTDRADRTAAGMRPDGTPPAALLGTAQSLRQGFLTNALNPKAPVLFLSLLPQFVPAGAPALPRTLLLATMVVAMALVWFPAVALLVDRLGVWLRRPSVARALEATTGALLTALGGILLVELALS; translated from the coding sequence ATGGACGGACAGCTGATCGCCTTCACCGGAGTCGCCGCGGGCATGGTCGCCATGCCGGGCGCGGATTTCGCGGTCGTGGTGCGCAATGCGCTCGACTCGCGCCGGGCGGGGGTGGCGGCCGCCGTCGGAGTCGCGGGCGGGCTGCTGGTGCACACCGCTCTGGCGGTGGCCGGTCTCGCGGCGGTGCTGGTCGCCGTGCCCGCGCTCTTCGGCGCGGTCCAACTCCTGGGCGGCTGCTACCTGTTGTACCTCGGTGCCCGCGCCCTGACCACGGCCTTCCGGCGCCCGGCGGCCACCACGGACAGTACGACCCGCATGGACAGTACAACCCGCATGGACAGCACGACCCGCACGGATGGCTCGACCTGCATGGCCGGTACGGACCGCGCGGACCGCACGGCGGCGGGCATGCGGCCCGACGGCACCCCGCCCGCCGCCCTCCTGGGCACTGCGCAGAGCCTGCGCCAGGGCTTTCTGACCAATGCCCTCAACCCCAAGGCGCCCGTCCTCTTCCTCAGTCTGCTGCCGCAGTTCGTTCCGGCGGGGGCGCCCGCGCTGCCCCGTACGCTGCTGCTCGCCACGATGGTCGTCGCCATGGCGCTGGTGTGGTTCCCCGCCGTCGCCCTGCTGGTCGACCGGCTGGGCGTCTGGTTGCGCCGCCCCTCGGTGGCCCGCGCCCTGGAAGCCACCACCGGAGCGCTGCTCACGGCCCTGGGAGGCATCCTGCTCGTCGAGCTGGCGCTGTCCTGA
- a CDS encoding LysR family transcriptional regulator gives MYDPTRLAALVAVAEAGSITRAAARLGYTAPALSQQLAKLEREAGAALLVRHHRGARLTAAGELLLVRARRVLDELDQARHELSRLAGLSGGRLRVGTFMTAGTHLLPPALSAFRRAHPDVELSVTEYVPPDAAGAVALGEVDLALTHEYVPGEAMPAPEGVRLEPLLTEELVLVTAPGHALSAGSGRLPLAELAGQPLVSMAPANPNRRDVEATLAAAGASVAVRCESPSYAVVCALVSAGLGVAVVPEMMAEGSMTPLGVRRLDPPELHRRISVAYRPGATPAADTLRALLRGAFLRHSPGP, from the coding sequence ATGTACGACCCCACCCGGCTGGCCGCCCTGGTAGCGGTGGCGGAGGCCGGTTCGATCACCCGGGCCGCCGCCCGGCTCGGGTACACCGCTCCGGCGCTCTCCCAGCAGCTCGCCAAGCTGGAGCGGGAGGCCGGGGCGGCCCTGCTGGTACGCCACCATCGCGGTGCACGTCTGACGGCGGCCGGTGAGCTGCTGCTCGTACGGGCCCGGCGGGTCCTCGACGAACTGGATCAGGCGCGGCACGAGCTGTCCCGGCTGGCGGGGCTGTCCGGCGGGCGGCTGCGGGTCGGCACGTTCATGACCGCCGGCACGCATCTGCTGCCGCCCGCGCTCAGCGCGTTCCGGCGGGCCCACCCCGACGTGGAGCTGAGCGTCACGGAGTACGTACCGCCGGACGCGGCGGGGGCGGTGGCACTGGGCGAGGTCGATCTGGCCCTGACGCACGAGTATGTGCCGGGCGAGGCGATGCCGGCGCCGGAGGGAGTGCGTCTGGAGCCGCTGCTGACCGAGGAGCTGGTGCTGGTCACGGCACCCGGTCACGCCCTGTCGGCGGGCTCCGGACGCCTGCCGCTCGCCGAGCTGGCCGGTCAGCCACTGGTCAGCATGGCGCCGGCCAACCCCAACCGGCGCGATGTGGAGGCCACGCTGGCGGCCGCCGGGGCGAGTGTCGCGGTGCGCTGCGAGTCGCCGAGCTACGCGGTGGTGTGCGCGCTGGTGAGCGCCGGGCTCGGGGTGGCGGTGGTCCCGGAGATGATGGCGGAGGGGTCGATGACACCGCTGGGGGTCCGCCGACTGGACCCACCGGAGCTACACCGCCGCATCTCGGTGGCCTACCGCCCCGGAGCCACCCCAGCCGCGGACACCCTCCGCGCCCTGCTGCGCGGGGCCTTCCTCCGCCACTCGCCCGGGCCGTGA